In the Deferribacter desulfuricans SSM1 genome, TCTTGTAAATAGAAAAATTGAGGCTGCTATTAAAGCAGAATATGACACTGGATATCTAAATAAAAATAAAATAAACATGACAATTGTTGTCAATATAAATTTTAATAAAACTGGTTTGTATATTTTAAAGTTAGGAATATATTGATGTATTATTTCTCTTTCTGTAAATTCTTTTCTAAAAAAAAGTAGCAGGGTAAAATAGAGAATAAATAGCGAAATAATCGAAACTATAAAGAGCGGAATAACAAAATCTAAAAACTTAAGCCCAGAATAGCTTGCTATAAGCATATTCTGAGGATTTCCTACTGGTGTTATCGCTGAACCAATGTTAGCTGCCATTCCAAGTCCAAGTAAGTAAGGTATAGGATTTCTTTTTAAACTAATTAAAATAGAAATTGTTATAGGTGTAAACATTATCACAATCGTATCATTTAACAAAATTGCTGACAGTAAACCAGAACTAAATATTATGATAAAGAGTAATTTTTTGGGGGTATTAGCGTACTTTATGATCTTATGTGTAATAAGTTCTGAAAAACCGGAAATAACAAAATGTGCATTAACAATCATCATAGAAAATAATAATACAAGTGTATCTAAGTTTATTGATTTAAGAGCTGATTTGTAACTAATTCCTCCTGTTATAATTAAAAAAGTAGCACCAACCAGTGCAATTGTTGTTCTATTCATTCTGAATTTAGGAAAATATCCGATACCTATTGCAACCAGAGTGAAGGCAAGTATAATTTTAGGCAACATGATTTTTATTCTTTACATTTTATATGAAAAGTCAATAGATATCACTTAATGCTTCTCTATATGTTAATTTTGCAACTATTCTTCTAATCATAAAATTATAAAAAAAGTTGGCTTATTATAAAAAATAATCTAAAATAATGATTACAATTGTTAACAGGAGAATGTTTGTGAAAAAATACTTTGTTTTTATTTTAACATTAGTAGTAATTCTTTTTAATTTATTGATTTATATCGAAAAAAAACCGTTAATTCATGAAGAACCAAGAAGAGCCATTGTGGCACAAGAGATGCTTTTAAGTGGAAATTATATAGTCCCTACTGTCTATTCAAAACCTTATTTAAAAAAACCGCCTCTACAAAATTGGTTAATAGCAATATTAGGATTTAAAGATAAGTATGTTTCAAATTTTGATGCAAGATTTCCTTCTGTACTTGCTTTAATTCTAATAGGTTTTTTAATGTTGATTTTCATTGAAGAAAAAAAATAGCTATAACCTCTTCATTTGTTGCAATGACAAATTATTTAATGCTTTATTCTTATGGTAATAAATCTGAGCCTGATTTATTGTTAACTTTATTTACGTTATTATCTTTCTTTTTTTACATAAAATCACCAAAAAACTTTAAGTTTATCATTGTTTCCTCTATTTTTATGGGATTAGGAATACTTACAAAAGGTGTTTCTCCTTTATTTTTTTATCCTGGAATTGTTGTTTATTTATTATTACATAAAAGAAATCAGTTTTATAGTTATATAAAATTCTTACTTTTACATTTACTGTTATCATTAATATTACCAACATGTTGGATTATTTTATATTATTACAATGGAAATATTAATGATTTAATAACCGTTTTTTCATCAGAAGCAACAAGTCGAGCAAAAGGCGAAATTGGAAGAATTGTTACTCATTTTCTAGTATTTCCATTGCGAATATTTTTAGCACTATTTCCATGGAGCATATTATTGTTTTTTTATAAAAAATTTTCTTTCAAGACTAAAAATGATTTGTTTAATTCAGCACTGATAATTTTTATAGTTTCTTTTTTAATAATGGCTATATTGCCTGGAGGTAGAGGAAGATACTTCATGCCAGCAGTACCATTTTTCGCTATATCTATTTCACATCTATTAAATGATGATTTTAATCACAATATAAGTTGGAATAAATATATTTCTTATCTTTTGGCAACGATATTTGTAATTTCGGCAGGATTTTTAATCTATAATAAAGCTTATCTCCAAATTTTAATAATTTTTATAGGATTTTTATTGTTTATATTTTTGGTGAAAAATACAAAATCTGTCATTTATTTATTATTGTTTGTAAATTTGTTAGGATTCACTATTTTCACTAATACTTACGAGTATTATAGAGCAACTAATTATTATAACTATAAAAAAGCTGCTAAAAAGGTGATAACGAGTTTAAATGAAGATTTACCTTTAGTTGTAGATACCTCAATAAATCCAATACAATTATTATTTAATTATGAAAGAATGAGTAAAAAATTGGTTTATTCTTCTGCTGTTAATACTTTTAAAAAATATTATTTTGTTACAAATAAAAATTTAAAAG is a window encoding:
- a CDS encoding SLC13 family permease, encoding MLPKIILAFTLVAIGIGYFPKFRMNRTTIALVGATFLIITGGISYKSALKSINLDTLVLLFSMMIVNAHFVISGFSELITHKIIKYANTPKKLLFIIIFSSGLLSAILLNDTIVIMFTPITISILISLKRNPIPYLLGLGMAANIGSAITPVGNPQNMLIASYSGLKFLDFVIPLFIVSIISLFILYFTLLLFFRKEFTEREIIHQYIPNFKIYKPVLLKFILTTIVMFILFLFRYPVSYSALIAASIFLFTRRIKPEKIFQKIDWSLLVLFSSLFVITSSVETTGISKTIYLLYNKYMFTNMYLFSFSIAILSNIVSNVPAVMLFAPFIKSIGNSHEYWITAAMASTFAGNLTILGSIANIIVLEIALKKGIKITFMQFFKIGIVVTIITLLVGIAWLDLIF
- a CDS encoding ArnT family glycosyltransferase translates to MKKYFVFILTLVVILFNLLIYIEKKPLIHEEPRRAIVAQEMLLSGNYIVPTVYSKPYLKKPPLQNWLIAILGFKDKYVSNFDARFPSVLALILIGFLMLIFIEEKK
- a CDS encoding glycosyltransferase family 39 protein, with product MTNYLMLYSYGNKSEPDLLLTLFTLLSFFFYIKSPKNFKFIIVSSIFMGLGILTKGVSPLFFYPGIVVYLLLHKRNQFYSYIKFLLLHLLLSLILPTCWIILYYYNGNINDLITVFSSEATSRAKGEIGRIVTHFLVFPLRIFLALFPWSILLFFYKKFSFKTKNDLFNSALIIFIVSFLIMAILPGGRGRYFMPAVPFFAISISHLLNDDFNHNISWNKYISYLLATIFVISAGFLIYNKAYLQILIIFIGFLLFIFLVKNTKSVIYLLLFVNLLGFTIFTNTYEYYRATNYYNYKKAAKKVITSLNEDLPLVVDTSINPIQLLFNYERMSKKLVYSSAVNTFKKYYFVTNKNLKECEKVLELKYSKKRLKKIFFYKSQK